Proteins encoded in a region of the Podarcis muralis chromosome 4, rPodMur119.hap1.1, whole genome shotgun sequence genome:
- the GYG2 gene encoding glycogenin-2 isoform X3, translating into MHLALLERLELGVTFTKLHCWTLTQYSKCVFMDADTLVLCNIDELFDREELSAAPDSGWPDCFNSGVFVFKPSLKTYNLLLQFANEHGSFDGGDQGLLNSFFNNWATTDINKHLPFLYNLSSSVVYTYAPAFQYFGKDAKVVHFLGPSKPWNYKYNPQTGTVIEDGSSSLSNSQLCFLQLWWTTYSSDVLPLLEKTQESSEPQIQREEPNLSGDESKLERGNPAISSSLPANEEHVSETVVSSPDELFAKKSVQKAEGSLEVHIAEPSESSPEPTFNPTPQETVKMDDVTSSVSELCIQPNPEVLSAEDERRKWEEGHIDYLGKDAFENIKKKLDSFLL; encoded by the exons ATGCACTTGGCTTTGCTGGAGAGACTGGAACTGGGTGTAACCTTTACCAAACTTCATTGCTGGACTCTTACTCAGTATAGCAAATGTGTCTTCATGGATGCAGACACATTG GTACTGTGCAATATTGACGAGCTGTTTGACCGGGAAGAACTCTCAGCGGCTCCAGATTCTGGCTGGCCAGACTGCTTTAACAGTGGTGTGTTTGTTTTCAAACCTTCTTTGAAAACCTACAACCTCCTCCTGCAGTTTGCAAATGAACATGGCAGCTTTGATG GAGGTGATCAGGGATTGTTAAACAGTTTCTTCAACAACTGGGCAACAACAGACATTAACAAACACTTGCCATTTCTCTATAATCTAAGCAGCAGTGTTGTCTACACCTATGCCCCTGCTTTTCAATA TTTTGGCAAAGATGCAAAGGTAGTCCACTTCTTGGGACCATCAAAGCCATGGAACTATAAATACAATCCTCAAACAGGAACAGTGATAGAAGATGGTTCATCCTCATTATCTAACAGTCAGCTCTGTTTCCTTCAACTCTGGTGGACAACATACAGTTCTGATGTATTGCCATTACTGGAAAAAACACAGGAGTCTTCTGAGCCACAAATCCAGAGAGAAGAG ccAAACTTGAGTGGAGATGAAAGTAAATTGGAAAGAGGAAATCCTGCCATTAGCAGTTCTTTGCCAGCAAATGAGGAACATGTATCTGAAACAGTTGTAAGCTCACCTGATGAGTTATTTGCCAAAAAG TCTGTACAGAAAGCTGAGGGCAGTCTTGAGGTCCATATTGCTGAGCCAAGTGAATCTTCTCCAGAGCCCACTTTTAACCCAACTCCTCAGGAAACTGTGAAAATG GACGACGTTACCAGCTCTGTTTCAGAGCTATGTATTCAGCCAAACCCAGAGGTGCTAAGTGCAGAAGATGAACGAAGAAAATGGGAGGAAGGCCACATTGACTACCTGGGGAAAGATGCTtttgaaaacattaaaaagaagtTAGATTCCTTTTTATTATAG
- the GYG2 gene encoding glycogenin-2 isoform X2, whose translation MPVTDQAFVTLATNDVYCHGALVLGQSLRNHKTSRRLAVLITSQVSSAMRAALNTIFDTVVDVNEIDSNDSMHLALLERLELGVTFTKLHCWTLTQYSKCVFMDADTLVLCNIDELFDREELSAAPDSGWPDCFNSGVFVFKPSLKTYNLLLQFANEHGSFDGGDQGLLNSFFNNWATTDINKHLPFLYNLSSSVVYTYAPAFQYFGKDAKVVHFLGPSKPWNYKYNPQTGTVIEDGSSSLSNSQLCFLQLWWTTYSSDVLPLLEKTQESSEPQIQREEPNLSGDESKLERGNPAISSSLPANEEHVSETVVSSPDELFAKKDDVTSSVSELCIQPNPEVLSAEDERRKWEEGHIDYLGKDAFENIKKKLDSFLL comes from the exons ATGCCTG TGACAGACCAGGCCTTTGTGACCCTTGCTACCAATGATGTTTATTGCCACGGAGCTCTGGTTCTCGGACAGTCCTTGAGGAACCATAAAACATCTCGAAGGCTGGCAGTGCTAATTACATCTCAAGTCTCCAGTGCAATGAG GGCTGCCCTCAACACCATATTTGACACAGTGGTGGATGTGAATGAAATTGACAGCAATGACTCTATGCACTTGGCTTTGCTGGAGAGACTGGAACTGGGTGTAACCTTTACCAAACTTCATTGCTGGACTCTTACTCAGTATAGCAAATGTGTCTTCATGGATGCAGACACATTG GTACTGTGCAATATTGACGAGCTGTTTGACCGGGAAGAACTCTCAGCGGCTCCAGATTCTGGCTGGCCAGACTGCTTTAACAGTGGTGTGTTTGTTTTCAAACCTTCTTTGAAAACCTACAACCTCCTCCTGCAGTTTGCAAATGAACATGGCAGCTTTGATG GAGGTGATCAGGGATTGTTAAACAGTTTCTTCAACAACTGGGCAACAACAGACATTAACAAACACTTGCCATTTCTCTATAATCTAAGCAGCAGTGTTGTCTACACCTATGCCCCTGCTTTTCAATA TTTTGGCAAAGATGCAAAGGTAGTCCACTTCTTGGGACCATCAAAGCCATGGAACTATAAATACAATCCTCAAACAGGAACAGTGATAGAAGATGGTTCATCCTCATTATCTAACAGTCAGCTCTGTTTCCTTCAACTCTGGTGGACAACATACAGTTCTGATGTATTGCCATTACTGGAAAAAACACAGGAGTCTTCTGAGCCACAAATCCAGAGAGAAGAG ccAAACTTGAGTGGAGATGAAAGTAAATTGGAAAGAGGAAATCCTGCCATTAGCAGTTCTTTGCCAGCAAATGAGGAACATGTATCTGAAACAGTTGTAAGCTCACCTGATGAGTTATTTGCCAAAAAG GACGACGTTACCAGCTCTGTTTCAGAGCTATGTATTCAGCCAAACCCAGAGGTGCTAAGTGCAGAAGATGAACGAAGAAAATGGGAGGAAGGCCACATTGACTACCTGGGGAAAGATGCTtttgaaaacattaaaaagaagtTAGATTCCTTTTTATTATAG
- the GYG2 gene encoding glycogenin-2 isoform X1: protein MPVTDQAFVTLATNDVYCHGALVLGQSLRNHKTSRRLAVLITSQVSSAMRAALNTIFDTVVDVNEIDSNDSMHLALLERLELGVTFTKLHCWTLTQYSKCVFMDADTLVLCNIDELFDREELSAAPDSGWPDCFNSGVFVFKPSLKTYNLLLQFANEHGSFDGGDQGLLNSFFNNWATTDINKHLPFLYNLSSSVVYTYAPAFQYFGKDAKVVHFLGPSKPWNYKYNPQTGTVIEDGSSSLSNSQLCFLQLWWTTYSSDVLPLLEKTQESSEPQIQREEPNLSGDESKLERGNPAISSSLPANEEHVSETVVSSPDELFAKKSVQKAEGSLEVHIAEPSESSPEPTFNPTPQETVKMDDVTSSVSELCIQPNPEVLSAEDERRKWEEGHIDYLGKDAFENIKKKLDSFLL from the exons ATGCCTG TGACAGACCAGGCCTTTGTGACCCTTGCTACCAATGATGTTTATTGCCACGGAGCTCTGGTTCTCGGACAGTCCTTGAGGAACCATAAAACATCTCGAAGGCTGGCAGTGCTAATTACATCTCAAGTCTCCAGTGCAATGAG GGCTGCCCTCAACACCATATTTGACACAGTGGTGGATGTGAATGAAATTGACAGCAATGACTCTATGCACTTGGCTTTGCTGGAGAGACTGGAACTGGGTGTAACCTTTACCAAACTTCATTGCTGGACTCTTACTCAGTATAGCAAATGTGTCTTCATGGATGCAGACACATTG GTACTGTGCAATATTGACGAGCTGTTTGACCGGGAAGAACTCTCAGCGGCTCCAGATTCTGGCTGGCCAGACTGCTTTAACAGTGGTGTGTTTGTTTTCAAACCTTCTTTGAAAACCTACAACCTCCTCCTGCAGTTTGCAAATGAACATGGCAGCTTTGATG GAGGTGATCAGGGATTGTTAAACAGTTTCTTCAACAACTGGGCAACAACAGACATTAACAAACACTTGCCATTTCTCTATAATCTAAGCAGCAGTGTTGTCTACACCTATGCCCCTGCTTTTCAATA TTTTGGCAAAGATGCAAAGGTAGTCCACTTCTTGGGACCATCAAAGCCATGGAACTATAAATACAATCCTCAAACAGGAACAGTGATAGAAGATGGTTCATCCTCATTATCTAACAGTCAGCTCTGTTTCCTTCAACTCTGGTGGACAACATACAGTTCTGATGTATTGCCATTACTGGAAAAAACACAGGAGTCTTCTGAGCCACAAATCCAGAGAGAAGAG ccAAACTTGAGTGGAGATGAAAGTAAATTGGAAAGAGGAAATCCTGCCATTAGCAGTTCTTTGCCAGCAAATGAGGAACATGTATCTGAAACAGTTGTAAGCTCACCTGATGAGTTATTTGCCAAAAAG TCTGTACAGAAAGCTGAGGGCAGTCTTGAGGTCCATATTGCTGAGCCAAGTGAATCTTCTCCAGAGCCCACTTTTAACCCAACTCCTCAGGAAACTGTGAAAATG GACGACGTTACCAGCTCTGTTTCAGAGCTATGTATTCAGCCAAACCCAGAGGTGCTAAGTGCAGAAGATGAACGAAGAAAATGGGAGGAAGGCCACATTGACTACCTGGGGAAAGATGCTtttgaaaacattaaaaagaagtTAGATTCCTTTTTATTATAG